In Arthrobacter sp. B3I4, the following proteins share a genomic window:
- a CDS encoding ABC transporter permease translates to MTNLNAIDPAAVAEEAKIENSDVVIAKSRIILRRFLRNKTAVAGLIIFTLLTVLSLVGGSFSSWDKETIDPFSIGMEPSAEHWLGTSQAGIDLYALTVEGTRVSILIGLVVGLVSVLIAAVYGCTMAYFGGKVDKVMLFILEALIMMPALLVVAVATSGGGDGLKKNLPSWMLLIIVLLVFSWMGTARLIRSLSMSLMQRDFVKAAQYMGIPARRIVWRHLVPNIGSLLVLDITRGVTGAILAEVAFSFIGIGIKVPDVSLGVLIGQATSQVSTFPWMFWVPLTVMFLLTGSLAMMNDGLRDAFDPSSSSIGSAKKKTGAVAKNGPATSAKKKNS, encoded by the coding sequence ATGACGAACCTGAACGCCATCGACCCCGCAGCGGTCGCAGAAGAAGCAAAGATCGAGAACAGCGACGTCGTCATTGCGAAGTCGAGGATCATCCTTCGGCGCTTCCTGCGCAACAAGACCGCCGTCGCCGGCCTCATCATTTTCACTCTGTTGACCGTGCTGTCCCTGGTCGGCGGGAGCTTCTCCAGCTGGGACAAGGAAACGATCGACCCCTTCAGCATCGGCATGGAACCCTCAGCCGAACACTGGCTCGGCACCTCCCAGGCCGGCATCGACCTGTACGCCCTGACAGTGGAAGGCACCCGGGTCTCGATCCTGATCGGCCTGGTCGTGGGTCTGGTTTCCGTCCTGATCGCGGCAGTCTACGGCTGCACCATGGCCTACTTCGGCGGCAAGGTCGACAAGGTCATGCTCTTCATCCTGGAAGCGCTGATCATGATGCCGGCCCTCCTGGTGGTGGCCGTGGCGACCAGCGGCGGCGGAGACGGGCTGAAGAAGAACCTGCCCAGCTGGATGCTGCTGATCATCGTGCTGCTGGTCTTCAGTTGGATGGGCACGGCACGTTTGATCCGTTCACTGTCGATGTCGCTGATGCAACGCGACTTTGTGAAGGCCGCACAGTACATGGGCATCCCGGCCCGGCGCATTGTCTGGCGCCACCTGGTGCCGAACATCGGCTCGCTCCTGGTCCTCGATATAACCCGCGGCGTGACCGGCGCGATTCTGGCCGAAGTCGCGTTCTCCTTCATCGGCATTGGCATCAAGGTCCCGGACGTGAGCCTGGGCGTGCTGATCGGCCAGGCCACTTCCCAGGTGTCCACGTTCCCGTGGATGTTTTGGGTTCCGCTGACCGTGATGTTCCTCCTGACCGGTTCACTGGCCATGATGAACGACGGCCTCCGCGACGCCTTTGACCCGAGTTCCAGCTCGATCGGCAGCGCAAAGAAGAAGACCGGTGCCGTGGCAAAGAACGGTCCCGCGACCAGTGCAAAGAAGAAGAACTCATGA
- a CDS encoding ABC transporter permease, producing MFRYLAKRAVTYAFMIFLTTSAGYFLAVTSLQPALLEQERIPRPTPEQVANSFRLKGLDPALSPWERYVDWLTGIVTRWDWGRSPNGAFINAEFGDRVWISTRLFLASIILTLIIGVALGVYTAARQYKFSDRAITSYSYLVYIVPAPIAYFLVQLGAININETVGDRILFVTGISTPGLDGDGWAQFLDMLAHYAVPTFAITIVGWGAYQIAQRQYLLDNVNADFVRTARAKGLTRNQAISRHALRVSFIPVAQSIAFTIPAIFAGGFFAEKIFAWHGVGSWSIDAIALQDVNAATATLAYGSVIFAIGAILADFATTLVDPRVRVQ from the coding sequence ATGTTCCGATACCTCGCCAAGCGTGCCGTTACGTATGCATTCATGATTTTCCTGACCACGAGTGCCGGGTACTTCCTGGCCGTCACCAGCCTGCAGCCGGCGTTGCTGGAGCAGGAAAGGATTCCGCGCCCAACTCCCGAGCAGGTCGCCAACTCCTTCCGGCTCAAGGGCCTCGACCCGGCCCTCAGCCCCTGGGAGCGGTACGTGGACTGGCTTACCGGAATCGTCACCCGCTGGGACTGGGGGCGCAGCCCCAACGGGGCGTTCATCAACGCCGAGTTCGGTGACAGGGTCTGGATCTCCACCCGTCTGTTCCTGGCCTCGATCATCCTGACCCTGATCATCGGCGTCGCCCTGGGCGTCTACACAGCAGCCCGGCAATACAAGTTCTCCGACCGGGCCATCACCTCGTACAGCTACCTCGTGTACATCGTGCCCGCCCCGATCGCCTACTTTTTGGTCCAGCTCGGCGCGATCAACATCAACGAAACCGTCGGCGACCGCATCCTGTTCGTCACGGGAATTTCCACCCCGGGCCTGGACGGCGACGGCTGGGCCCAGTTCCTGGACATGCTCGCCCACTACGCCGTGCCCACCTTCGCCATCACTATCGTGGGCTGGGGCGCCTACCAGATCGCCCAGCGCCAATACTTGCTGGACAACGTCAACGCCGACTTCGTCCGCACCGCCCGCGCCAAGGGCCTCACGCGCAACCAGGCCATCAGCCGGCACGCCCTGCGGGTGTCGTTCATTCCGGTGGCCCAAAGCATCGCCTTCACCATCCCGGCCATCTTCGCCGGCGGCTTCTTCGCGGAGAAGATCTTCGCCTGGCACGGCGTTGGGTCCTGGAGCATCGACGCCATCGCCCTGCAGGACGTCAACGCCGCGACGGCCACGCTCGCCTACGGCTCCGTGATCTTCGCAATCGGGGCGATCCTTGCCGACTTCGCCACCACCCTGGTCGATCCGAGAGTGCGGGTGCAGTAG
- a CDS encoding ABC transporter ATP-binding protein has product MSSDITATDLSTAERLHVAGLHAPSDAVLSVRDLNVRFNTENGVVHAVRGIDFDLMPGKTLGIVGESGSGKSVTSMAIMGLLPDTAEVTGSVRLKGNELLGLSDKAMCRFRGNDIAMVFQDPLSSLTPVYTVGAQIVEALTVHNPTMSKQAKEARAVELLGMVGIPSPKDRLKAFPHEFSGGMRQRVMIAIAIANNPRVLIADEPTTALDVTIQAQVLEVLHTAQEETGAAVVMITHDLGVVAGMADDIMVMYAGKPVETGSVDDIYYNPRMPYTMGLLGAVPRVDVAEKTSLVPIEGIPPNLIHTPTGCSFAPRCPLVSESCLKGEPELWPVGGDNLDGGLPHRAACIKTDSLGLEVDVREVFRAPDVPVSRFDAVPRADRKAVLELKEVRKHFPLMKGALIKRRIGTVKAVDGLSFDIREGECFSIVGESGCGKTTTLLEIMEFHRDQDGEVLIGGLSNKAASDARTKSAMRKELQMVFQDPTGALDPRFTVYEVLAEPLENSGMAKPAIRKRIMELMELVGLQPDHVNRFPNQFSGGQRQRIGIARALAVNPKLVVLDEPVSALDVSVQAGVINLLDKLRAELGLSYLMVAHDLSVVRHISNRVAVMYLGKIVEIGDVDDVFDNPRHPYTRALLSAIPVPDPKLERTRERIILQGDLPSPLDAPKGCNFATRCPVFAALPAAKQEKCLTLEPLLETAAPLPGTAAPLLEAAAASAAATGRPADATPSASTDQQFACFYPDGELDADMLVVHESI; this is encoded by the coding sequence ATGAGCAGCGACATCACCGCCACCGACCTGAGCACCGCCGAGCGCCTGCACGTCGCCGGCCTGCATGCCCCAAGCGACGCCGTGCTCTCCGTCCGGGACCTCAACGTCCGCTTCAACACCGAGAACGGGGTAGTGCACGCGGTCCGGGGCATCGACTTCGACCTGATGCCCGGCAAGACCCTCGGCATTGTCGGCGAGTCGGGATCGGGCAAGTCCGTCACCTCCATGGCCATCATGGGCCTGCTGCCGGACACCGCCGAGGTGACCGGTTCGGTCCGCCTCAAGGGCAACGAACTGCTGGGCCTGAGCGACAAGGCGATGTGCCGGTTCCGCGGCAACGACATCGCCATGGTCTTCCAGGACCCGCTGTCCTCATTGACCCCCGTCTATACGGTGGGGGCCCAGATCGTCGAGGCGCTCACGGTGCACAACCCGACGATGAGCAAACAGGCCAAGGAAGCACGCGCCGTCGAATTGCTCGGCATGGTGGGCATCCCCAGTCCCAAGGACCGGCTCAAGGCCTTCCCGCATGAGTTCTCCGGCGGCATGCGCCAGCGCGTGATGATCGCCATTGCGATCGCGAACAACCCGCGCGTGCTGATTGCGGATGAGCCGACGACGGCGCTGGACGTCACCATCCAGGCGCAGGTGCTTGAGGTGCTGCACACCGCACAGGAGGAAACCGGCGCCGCCGTCGTCATGATCACGCACGACCTGGGCGTCGTGGCTGGCATGGCGGACGACATCATGGTGATGTACGCCGGCAAGCCCGTGGAAACCGGCAGCGTCGATGACATCTACTACAACCCCCGGATGCCGTACACCATGGGCCTGCTGGGAGCCGTGCCCCGGGTGGATGTGGCCGAGAAGACCTCGCTGGTGCCGATTGAAGGCATCCCGCCGAACCTCATCCACACGCCCACCGGCTGCTCCTTCGCCCCGCGCTGCCCGCTGGTCAGCGAATCCTGCCTCAAGGGCGAACCCGAACTCTGGCCGGTGGGCGGGGACAACCTCGACGGCGGCCTGCCGCACCGGGCGGCCTGCATCAAGACGGACTCGCTGGGCCTCGAGGTGGATGTCCGCGAGGTCTTCCGGGCCCCGGACGTGCCGGTGTCCCGCTTCGACGCGGTGCCGCGCGCCGACCGCAAGGCGGTCCTGGAACTCAAGGAGGTCCGAAAGCACTTCCCGCTGATGAAGGGTGCGCTGATCAAGCGCCGGATCGGTACGGTCAAGGCTGTCGACGGCTTGAGCTTCGACATCCGCGAAGGCGAATGCTTCTCGATCGTGGGGGAGTCCGGCTGCGGCAAGACCACGACCCTGCTGGAAATCATGGAATTCCACCGGGACCAGGATGGTGAGGTCCTGATCGGCGGGCTCAGCAACAAGGCCGCCTCGGACGCCCGGACCAAGTCCGCCATGCGCAAGGAACTCCAGATGGTGTTCCAGGACCCTACCGGAGCCCTGGATCCGCGCTTCACCGTGTACGAGGTGCTGGCCGAACCGCTGGAGAACTCGGGGATGGCCAAGCCAGCGATCCGCAAACGCATCATGGAGCTGATGGAGCTCGTAGGCCTGCAGCCGGACCACGTGAACCGGTTCCCCAACCAGTTCTCCGGAGGCCAGCGCCAGCGCATCGGTATTGCGCGCGCCCTCGCGGTGAACCCCAAACTGGTGGTCCTGGACGAGCCGGTGTCCGCGCTGGATGTTTCCGTCCAGGCCGGAGTCATCAACCTGCTCGACAAGCTCCGCGCCGAACTGGGGCTCAGCTACCTCATGGTGGCCCACGACTTGTCCGTGGTCCGCCACATCTCCAACCGGGTGGCCGTCATGTACCTGGGCAAGATCGTGGAAATCGGAGATGTGGACGACGTCTTTGATAATCCGCGCCACCCGTACACCAGGGCGCTGCTCTCGGCGATCCCGGTGCCGGACCCCAAGCTGGAACGCACCCGCGAACGCATCATTTTGCAAGGCGACCTGCCCTCGCCGCTCGATGCCCCGAAGGGCTGCAACTTTGCCACCCGCTGCCCGGTCTTTGCCGCGCTCCCCGCCGCCAAGCAGGAGAAGTGCCTGACCCTTGAACCGCTGCTGGAAACCGCAGCACCGTTGCCGGGAACCGCAGCACCGCTGCTGGAAGCCGCGGCGGCATCCGCTGCGGCTACCGGCCGCCCGGCCGACGCAACGCCGTCGGCCTCCACTGACCAGCAATTCGCCTGTTTCTACCCGGACGGCGAACTGGACGCGGACATGCTCGTTGTCCACGAATCCATCTGA